A region from the Vibrio navarrensis genome encodes:
- a CDS encoding SDR family oxidoreductase, producing the protein MSTAVLITGATSGIGKKLAQDYAASGVDVIACGRNQAALNELAAHSPRISCLQFDVTDYEQTKKALAALPFTPSMWIFNAGDCEYLDHGVVDAKLVARVMNVNVMGVVNCIEGCQHHFQAEHRLVIVGSIASELALPRAEAYGASKAAVSYFARSLALDLQPKGITVSVVFPGFVQTPLTDKNTFAMPMMISVDEASQAIRTQLNAGKEFLYFPAGFTTILRLIACLPYRWAKVANVKTAV; encoded by the coding sequence ATGAGTACAGCGGTTTTAATCACTGGCGCGACCTCAGGCATCGGCAAAAAACTTGCCCAAGATTACGCGGCGAGTGGCGTTGACGTGATTGCGTGTGGGCGTAACCAAGCCGCATTGAATGAGTTAGCGGCACACAGCCCCCGTATTTCCTGCTTGCAGTTTGATGTCACTGACTATGAGCAGACGAAAAAGGCTTTGGCGGCTCTGCCTTTTACCCCAAGCATGTGGATTTTCAACGCTGGCGACTGCGAATACCTCGACCATGGCGTGGTGGATGCCAAACTAGTGGCACGAGTGATGAATGTGAACGTGATGGGCGTGGTGAACTGCATTGAGGGTTGCCAACATCACTTTCAAGCAGAGCATCGATTAGTGATTGTCGGCTCGATTGCCTCAGAGCTTGCGTTGCCAAGAGCAGAAGCTTATGGCGCGTCGAAAGCCGCAGTGAGCTACTTTGCCAGAAGTCTGGCTCTTGACTTGCAACCTAAAGGTATCACCGTCTCGGTGGTTTTCCCGGGTTTTGTACAAACGCCTTTGACCGATAAAAACACCTTTGCTATGCCGATGATGATATCGGTCGATGAAGCTTCACAAGCCATTCGAACTCAACTGAACGCGGGCAAAGAGTTCCTCTATTTCCCCGCAGGCTTTACCACCATCCTACGTTTAATCGCTTGCTTGCCTTATCGCTGGGCAAAGGTGGCTAACGTCAAAACTGCTGTTTAA
- a CDS encoding nuclear transport factor 2 family protein translates to MDVSRVAQCYQTLSKDNLFLLEQIYHQDVVFEDAAHRLEGFSNLFDYFQALYRNVIRCDFSIHERCQMEDKGFITWTMTLQHPKLKQGCAIEVQGVSHLRFSEGKVIYHRDYFDLGEMLYEHLPLLGSVIKAIKKRLGQ, encoded by the coding sequence ATGGATGTATCACGGGTGGCGCAATGTTATCAAACCTTGAGTAAGGACAATCTGTTTTTACTTGAGCAGATTTACCACCAAGACGTGGTGTTTGAAGATGCCGCGCATCGTCTCGAAGGCTTTTCCAATCTATTTGATTACTTTCAGGCTTTGTATCGCAATGTGATTCGCTGTGATTTCTCTATCCATGAGCGCTGCCAAATGGAAGACAAAGGCTTTATTACTTGGACCATGACACTGCAACACCCCAAGCTCAAACAAGGCTGTGCGATTGAAGTGCAGGGCGTTTCCCATCTACGTTTTTCTGAGGGTAAGGTGATTTATCACCGCGACTACTTTGATCTTGGCGAAATGCTTTATGAACATCTGCCGCTGCTCGGTAGTGTCATTAAGGCGATTAAAAAGAGGCTAGGGCAATGA
- the htpX gene encoding protease HtpX — MKRVMLFLITNLAVVLVLSLVLNIVYAVTGMKPGSLSGLLVMAAVFGFGGAFISLMMSKSMALRSVGGMVIESPRNETEHWLLQTVSRQAQQAGIGMPTVAIYDSPDINAFATGAKRDDSLVAVSTGLLHNMTRDEAEAVLAHEVSHIANGDMVTMTLMQGVVNTFVIFLSRFIANMVASNDDEEGEGSNMMVYFGVSIALELVFGFLASFITMWYSRHREFHADAGAARLVGKEKMIAALERLKISQESKLDGTMMAFGINGKQSLTELLMSHPPLDKRISALRGGQF; from the coding sequence ATGAAGCGAGTCATGTTGTTCTTAATCACCAACCTAGCTGTCGTATTGGTACTGAGCTTAGTGTTGAATATTGTTTACGCCGTTACCGGAATGAAACCGGGCAGCCTATCCGGGTTACTGGTTATGGCGGCGGTGTTTGGTTTTGGTGGTGCGTTCATCTCGCTGATGATGTCAAAGAGCATGGCATTGCGCTCTGTTGGCGGCATGGTGATTGAAAGCCCACGTAACGAAACCGAACATTGGTTGCTGCAAACGGTTAGCCGTCAGGCGCAGCAAGCGGGCATTGGTATGCCGACGGTGGCCATCTACGATTCACCAGACATCAATGCGTTTGCCACAGGGGCGAAACGTGACGATTCACTGGTGGCCGTTTCAACCGGGCTGTTGCATAACATGACCCGTGATGAAGCTGAAGCGGTCTTGGCCCATGAAGTGAGCCATATTGCCAATGGCGACATGGTGACCATGACGTTAATGCAAGGCGTGGTGAACACCTTTGTTATCTTCCTATCGCGTTTTATTGCCAATATGGTGGCTTCAAACGACGATGAAGAGGGCGAAGGCAGCAACATGATGGTCTACTTTGGTGTCTCTATCGCTCTGGAGTTGGTCTTTGGTTTCCTCGCTAGCTTTATCACCATGTGGTACAGCCGCCACCGTGAGTTCCACGCTGATGCAGGCGCGGCTCGCTTAGTGGGTAAAGAGAAAATGATTGCGGCGCTGGAGCGTTTGAAGATCAGCCAAGAGTCGAAACTGGATGGCACTATGATGGCGTTTGGCATCAATGGTAAACAGTCGCTGACTGAACTGCTGATGAGCCACCCGCCACTGGATAAACGAATCTCTGCTCTACGTGGTGGACAGTTCTAA
- the bioD gene encoding dethiobiotin synthase, translating into MSRAFFVAGTDTDVGKTVASKAILHALAAREVKTIGYKPVAAGSEKTAEGWRNSDALHLQAAATVDVAYEDVNPYALELPASPHIAAKHEQVTIDYALLSDKLAQHKQNADVVLVEGAGGWRVPISDEESLSTWVQQEQLPVILVVGIKLGCLSHALLTAEVIKSDGLNLIGWVANRVNPGTEHYADIIEMLETRLAVPKLGEIPYIPKAKRKDLGKYIDVTALLGA; encoded by the coding sequence ATGAGTAGGGCATTTTTTGTTGCAGGTACGGATACCGATGTTGGCAAAACCGTGGCTTCAAAAGCCATTCTTCATGCGTTGGCAGCGAGAGAGGTAAAAACGATCGGTTACAAGCCCGTGGCTGCGGGCAGTGAAAAAACGGCCGAAGGTTGGCGAAATTCCGATGCGCTGCACCTGCAAGCCGCTGCAACAGTTGACGTTGCTTATGAGGATGTTAACCCGTATGCGCTTGAGCTACCCGCTTCTCCTCACATTGCGGCGAAACATGAACAGGTCACTATTGACTATGCCCTTCTAAGTGACAAGTTGGCGCAGCATAAGCAAAATGCCGATGTGGTGTTAGTCGAAGGCGCTGGCGGCTGGCGTGTGCCCATCTCAGATGAAGAAAGTTTGTCTACTTGGGTACAACAAGAACAACTGCCCGTTATTTTGGTGGTCGGTATCAAGTTAGGTTGCTTAAGTCACGCGCTGTTAACGGCAGAAGTGATCAAATCCGACGGCTTGAACCTGATTGGCTGGGTGGCCAATCGAGTGAATCCGGGGACCGAACACTATGCCGACATCATTGAAATGTTGGAAACGCGCTTAGCGGTGCCTAAGCTCGGAGAAATTCCTTATATTCCCAAAGCCAAGCGCAAAGATTTGGGTAAGTACATTGATGTCACTGCACTACTTGGGGCATAA
- the bioC gene encoding malonyl-ACP O-methyltransferase BioC, whose product MKQALLTDTANSDKQAIALAFGKAAKTYDQHAAFQRDVGHRLLEKMPEDLTGRRVLDLGCGTGYFSELLRDRGASVVCADLSPQMLATARKRCGDWRVTYQVADAEALPFSATKFDYVFSSLALQWCQDLAYPLREIKRVLKPKGMAFFSTLLDGSLLELKTAWQKIDAYQHVNHFISANQVKIALAQSHCHNHHLDLTDITVWYPSAFAVMRDLKGIGANHVSGRSHGLTSRKVLTQVEREYQTFQNHLGHVPASYKVCLGVIEI is encoded by the coding sequence GTGAAGCAAGCATTATTAACCGACACAGCCAATAGCGATAAACAGGCGATTGCCTTGGCGTTTGGTAAAGCAGCGAAAACTTACGATCAACACGCGGCGTTTCAGCGTGATGTGGGTCATCGGTTGCTGGAGAAAATGCCAGAAGACCTCACTGGGCGGCGTGTTTTAGATCTTGGCTGCGGTACTGGCTATTTCTCAGAGTTGCTGCGAGATAGGGGAGCTTCGGTGGTGTGCGCTGATCTCTCGCCACAGATGTTAGCAACGGCTCGCAAACGCTGTGGCGATTGGCGCGTCACCTATCAGGTTGCTGATGCCGAAGCTTTGCCTTTTTCTGCCACTAAATTTGATTACGTTTTTAGCAGCTTGGCTTTGCAGTGGTGCCAGGATTTGGCCTATCCGCTGAGAGAAATCAAACGCGTGCTCAAGCCAAAAGGCATGGCGTTTTTCTCCACATTGTTGGATGGTTCACTGCTGGAGCTGAAAACCGCGTGGCAAAAAATTGATGCATATCAACACGTCAACCATTTCATCTCCGCCAATCAGGTAAAAATTGCGTTAGCGCAATCTCATTGCCATAACCATCATCTAGACTTGACCGACATCACAGTTTGGTACCCATCAGCGTTTGCCGTGATGCGAGATCTCAAAGGTATTGGGGCGAATCACGTAAGTGGTCGTTCACATGGTTTAACCAGCCGCAAAGTATTGACGCAGGTTGAGCGCGAGTATCAAACATTTCAAAACCATCTGGGGCATGTACCGGCCAGTTATAAGGTTTGTTTAGGGGTTATAGAGATATGA
- the bioF gene encoding 8-amino-7-oxononanoate synthase — protein MTPAFKSRIEGALSQRAQQGLSRRTQVIFSGNQTELECDGKRYINFSANDYLGLANDQSLVRAWQQGLSLYGCGSGASPMVTGFSPAHSNLEAALCDWLGFERAILFGSGFAANQAMLFSLLEKGDFLYQDKLNHASLQEAGHLSSATMKRWKHNDTRHLDTLLDAKGCSLVVTEGVFSMDGDLAPLANIAQVAKQKNAWLAIDDAHGIGVLGEEGRGSCDLAAIKPELLVVTFGKAFGLSGAAILCDQSTGDYLAQFARHHVYSTAIPPAQAFALTHAIEMIRTQRWRREKLDELQQTYALLLKNEAGYVDTSTPIKPWIIGDAQRTMAVSEHCRQQGLWLTAIRPPTVLQGTSRLRITLTANHNTEQLKVLARSLLQAMGESK, from the coding sequence ATGACGCCAGCGTTTAAGTCCAGAATTGAAGGCGCGCTTTCGCAAAGAGCGCAGCAAGGTTTGAGCCGGCGCACTCAGGTGATTTTCTCTGGCAACCAAACCGAGCTCGAATGTGATGGCAAACGCTATATCAACTTCTCTGCCAATGATTATTTGGGTTTAGCAAACGACCAGTCACTAGTGCGCGCATGGCAGCAAGGACTGAGTTTATACGGCTGTGGCAGTGGCGCGTCGCCTATGGTGACGGGGTTTTCCCCGGCGCACAGCAACCTTGAAGCAGCCTTATGCGATTGGTTAGGCTTTGAACGGGCCATCTTGTTTGGCTCGGGCTTTGCGGCCAATCAAGCCATGTTGTTCAGTTTGTTAGAAAAAGGCGATTTTCTTTACCAAGATAAACTTAATCACGCCTCTTTGCAGGAAGCTGGCCACCTTTCGTCCGCGACGATGAAACGGTGGAAGCATAACGACACTCGTCATCTCGATACTTTGCTGGATGCAAAAGGGTGCAGCCTCGTGGTTACTGAGGGCGTTTTCAGTATGGATGGCGATCTCGCTCCGTTGGCAAACATTGCTCAGGTCGCCAAGCAAAAAAACGCTTGGCTGGCGATCGATGATGCCCACGGCATTGGCGTGCTTGGCGAGGAAGGGCGGGGCAGTTGCGATTTGGCTGCGATTAAACCAGAGCTTTTGGTGGTCACTTTTGGCAAAGCGTTTGGCTTGTCTGGTGCGGCGATCTTATGCGACCAATCCACTGGCGACTATCTGGCCCAATTTGCCCGTCATCATGTCTATTCGACGGCGATTCCACCCGCTCAGGCGTTTGCCTTAACCCACGCGATTGAGATGATACGTACGCAACGTTGGCGAAGAGAAAAGTTAGATGAGTTGCAACAAACGTATGCTCTGTTGCTGAAAAATGAGGCGGGCTACGTTGATACATCGACACCAATAAAACCTTGGATTATAGGTGATGCACAACGCACGATGGCTGTCTCTGAGCACTGTCGCCAGCAAGGCTTATGGCTGACGGCGATTCGTCCGCCAACCGTTTTACAAGGAACTTCGCGTTTGAGAATTACCCTCACCGCTAACCACAATACCGAGCAACTTAAAGTGCTGGCTCGCAGTTTGCTGCAGGCGATGGGAGAGAGCAAGTGA
- the bioB gene encoding biotin synthase BioB has protein sequence MEVRHNWTHAQVRELMDKPFMDLLFAAQQVHRHYHPANQVQVSTLLSIKTGACPEDCKYCPQSARYQTDVEKERLMEVERVLDAAQKAKNAGSTRFCMGAAWKNPKERDMPLLKEMIQGVKGMGLETCMTLGMLTPEQANQLAEAGLDYYNHNLDTSPEFYGNIITTRTYQDRLDTLSHVRDAGMKICSGGIIGMGESAHDRAGLLVELANLPVHPESVPINMLVKVKGTPLESAEDVDPFDFIRLIAIARIMMPQSAVRLSAGRENMNEQMQTLCFMAGANSIFYGCKLLTTPNPSEDKDMLLFNKLGINRQQVSQKPDEIEENDLLDRVVERVAARPAKDDLFYDASV, from the coding sequence GTGGAAGTACGTCACAACTGGACTCATGCACAAGTGCGTGAGCTAATGGATAAGCCTTTTATGGATTTGCTTTTTGCAGCGCAGCAAGTTCACCGTCATTACCATCCCGCCAACCAAGTGCAAGTCAGCACTTTGCTGTCGATTAAAACCGGCGCTTGCCCTGAAGATTGCAAGTATTGCCCGCAGAGTGCTCGTTATCAAACTGACGTTGAGAAAGAGCGCTTAATGGAAGTCGAGCGGGTGCTGGATGCCGCGCAGAAAGCGAAAAACGCAGGTTCTACGCGTTTTTGTATGGGTGCTGCGTGGAAAAATCCGAAAGAGCGTGATATGCCGCTGCTCAAAGAGATGATCCAAGGGGTTAAAGGGATGGGGCTAGAAACCTGTATGACGCTGGGTATGCTCACGCCTGAGCAAGCGAACCAGCTTGCCGAAGCGGGCCTTGATTATTACAACCATAACCTTGATACCTCGCCAGAGTTTTACGGCAACATCATCACCACTCGCACCTATCAAGATCGCCTAGATACACTTTCTCACGTGCGTGACGCGGGAATGAAAATCTGTTCTGGCGGGATCATTGGCATGGGTGAGAGTGCCCATGACCGCGCCGGATTGCTGGTGGAATTAGCCAACTTGCCGGTTCATCCGGAAAGTGTGCCGATCAATATGTTGGTCAAAGTCAAAGGGACGCCTCTGGAAAGCGCAGAAGATGTCGATCCTTTTGACTTTATTCGCTTAATTGCCATCGCCCGCATCATGATGCCGCAATCGGCGGTACGTCTCTCTGCTGGCCGTGAAAATATGAATGAGCAGATGCAAACCTTATGTTTTATGGCGGGTGCCAACTCCATTTTCTACGGTTGCAAACTTTTGACCACTCCCAATCCATCCGAAGACAAAGACATGTTGCTGTTTAACAAGCTGGGGATTAACCGCCAGCAAGTGTCGCAAAAACCGGATGAAATTGAAGAAAACGACTTGCTTGATCGCGTGGTAGAACGAGTGGCTGCTCGTCCGGCGAAAGACGACCTGTTTTATGACGCCAGCGTTTAA
- the bioA gene encoding adenosylmethionine--8-amino-7-oxononanoate transaminase, with the protein MDLAFDRRHIWHPYTSTLTPLTCYPVSAAQGVTLQLEDGRTLVDGMSSWWSAIHGYNHPHLNAAAHAQIDRVSHVMFGGITHQPAINLCKKLLSLAPSNLEHVFLADSGSVAVEVSLKMALQYWHAKGESRPKFLTLRHGYHGDTFAAMSVTDPDNSMHSLYKGFLPEHIFANSPTVGFWDEWNPDDLAHFTEQINQHHTQLAAVILEPIVQGAGGMRIYHPEFLKGVRTLCDQYGLLLIADEIATGFGRTGKLFACEHADVQPDILCVGKALTGGYMTLSATLTSKQVADTVCSGEAGCFMHGPTFMGNPLACAVATASLELIEQGDWQKQTSEIERLFSQLLPSLQAYPIVKETRWLGAIGVVETHRPVNMEEIQALFVELGVWIRPFGKLIYIMPPFISEREHIEKLVNAIESALQREECFLI; encoded by the coding sequence ATGGATTTAGCCTTCGACCGCCGCCACATCTGGCATCCTTACACTTCAACCTTAACACCTCTGACCTGCTATCCGGTCAGTGCCGCGCAAGGTGTGACACTGCAGTTAGAAGACGGTCGAACGCTGGTTGACGGTATGTCCTCATGGTGGTCAGCCATTCATGGCTATAACCATCCACACCTTAACGCTGCGGCGCACGCTCAGATTGATCGAGTTTCCCATGTCATGTTTGGTGGCATCACGCACCAACCCGCCATTAATCTGTGCAAGAAACTGCTATCACTCGCACCGAGCAACCTTGAGCACGTATTCTTAGCCGATTCGGGATCGGTGGCTGTAGAAGTCAGTTTGAAAATGGCGTTGCAATATTGGCACGCCAAAGGTGAATCTCGACCTAAATTCCTCACGTTACGCCACGGCTATCACGGTGATACGTTCGCCGCAATGTCGGTCACCGACCCTGACAACTCCATGCACTCTTTATACAAAGGCTTTTTACCGGAGCATATTTTCGCCAACTCGCCCACGGTCGGTTTTTGGGATGAGTGGAACCCAGACGATTTAGCCCATTTCACCGAGCAAATCAACCAGCATCATACTCAGTTGGCGGCGGTGATCTTAGAGCCTATCGTCCAAGGCGCTGGCGGCATGCGCATCTATCATCCTGAGTTTTTAAAAGGTGTCCGAACGCTTTGTGACCAATATGGCCTGCTGCTGATTGCCGATGAAATCGCCACGGGTTTTGGCCGCACAGGCAAGCTCTTTGCTTGTGAACACGCTGATGTTCAACCGGATATTTTGTGCGTAGGAAAAGCGTTGACGGGCGGTTATATGACGCTGTCCGCTACCTTGACCAGCAAACAGGTCGCCGACACCGTGTGCAGCGGGGAAGCTGGCTGCTTTATGCATGGACCAACATTTATGGGCAACCCCCTCGCCTGCGCGGTTGCAACGGCGAGTTTAGAGCTAATCGAACAAGGAGATTGGCAGAAGCAAACGAGTGAGATTGAGCGACTGTTTTCTCAATTACTACCATCACTGCAAGCTTACCCAATCGTCAAAGAGACGCGCTGGCTAGGCGCGATTGGCGTGGTTGAAACTCATCGTCCAGTCAATATGGAAGAGATCCAAGCTCTGTTTGTCGAGCTCGGCGTGTGGATTCGTCCATTTGGCAAACTGATCTATATCATGCCGCCCTTTATCAGTGAGCGAGAGCATATTGAAAAACTGGTCAACGCCATCGAGAGCGCGTTACAAAGAGAAGAGTGTTTTTTGATATAA
- the serS gene encoding serine--tRNA ligase — translation MLDSKLLRTELDETAAKLARRGFKLDVETIRELEEQRKSIQVEVENLQSTRNSISKQIGQLMAAGDKEGAEAVKQQIGSLGSDLDAKKVELDALMAKLEEITLSVPNLPADEVPDGKDENDNLEISRWGEPKTYDFEVKDHVDLGEMGGGLDFASAVKITGARFIVMKGQFARLHRAIAQFMLDLHTEEHGYTEMYVPYLVNADSLFGTGQLPKFGKDLFHTEPLTEKASDEEPRKLSLIPTAEVPVTNLVRDTITDEADLPIKMTAHTPCFRSEAGSYGRDTRGLIRMHQFDKVELVQITKPEDSMNALEELTGHAEKVLQLLELPYRKVLLCTGDMGFGSHKTYDLEVWVPAQNTYREISSCSNMWDFQARRMQARFRRKAEKKPELVHTLNGSGLAVGRTMVAILENNQEADGRIAIPTVLQKYMGGATHIG, via the coding sequence ATGCTGGATTCTAAATTACTTCGTACAGAGCTGGATGAAACAGCTGCTAAACTGGCACGTCGTGGCTTTAAGCTGGACGTAGAGACTATTCGTGAACTTGAAGAACAACGTAAGTCCATTCAAGTAGAAGTTGAAAATTTACAATCCACGCGTAACTCCATCTCCAAGCAAATTGGTCAGCTTATGGCCGCTGGCGACAAAGAAGGTGCAGAAGCGGTTAAGCAGCAAATCGGTTCTCTAGGTTCTGATCTGGATGCGAAGAAAGTCGAGCTTGACGCGTTGATGGCAAAACTGGAAGAGATCACGCTTTCTGTTCCAAACCTGCCAGCCGATGAAGTACCAGATGGCAAAGATGAAAACGACAACCTAGAAATCTCTCGCTGGGGTGAGCCGAAAACTTACGACTTCGAAGTGAAAGATCACGTTGACCTAGGCGAAATGGGCGGTGGTTTAGACTTCGCCAGCGCAGTAAAAATCACGGGCGCACGCTTTATCGTAATGAAAGGTCAGTTTGCCCGTCTGCACCGTGCAATCGCTCAGTTTATGCTGGATCTGCACACGGAAGAGCATGGCTATACAGAAATGTATGTGCCTTACCTAGTTAACGCAGACAGCCTATTCGGTACTGGTCAACTGCCTAAATTTGGTAAGGATCTGTTCCATACTGAGCCGTTGACGGAAAAAGCCAGTGACGAAGAGCCGCGCAAGCTTTCTCTCATTCCAACGGCTGAAGTTCCTGTGACTAACTTAGTGCGCGATACCATCACGGACGAAGCGGATCTGCCAATCAAGATGACGGCACATACGCCGTGTTTCCGCTCTGAAGCAGGTTCTTATGGTCGTGATACGCGCGGTTTGATCCGTATGCATCAGTTCGACAAAGTGGAACTGGTTCAAATCACTAAACCTGAAGACTCAATGAACGCCTTGGAAGAGCTGACTGGTCATGCAGAAAAAGTACTGCAGCTGCTCGAGCTACCTTACCGTAAAGTGCTACTTTGTACTGGCGACATGGGTTTCGGTTCTCACAAGACTTACGACTTAGAAGTGTGGGTGCCTGCGCAAAATACCTACCGTGAAATCTCTTCATGCTCAAACATGTGGGATTTCCAAGCACGTCGCATGCAAGCACGCTTCCGTCGTAAAGCAGAGAAGAAACCAGAGCTGGTGCATACTCTAAACGGCTCTGGTTTGGCCGTTGGCCGTACCATGGTTGCGATTCTTGAAAACAACCAAGAAGCAGACGGTCGTATTGCCATCCCAACAGTGCTGCAGAAATACATGGGCGGCGCAACGCACATCGGTTAA